The Desulfuromonas sp. genome has a window encoding:
- a CDS encoding alkaline phosphatase family protein, with translation MPDKCILILLDGLGDRAYEELGGLTPLQAAATPNLDRLAAAGGNGLYHAAALGQALPSENAHFAMFGFSPEEFPGRGALEALGGGVDLQPGEVALLVHLVGVHEESGTLILDRDLPEASAGEAEALIAAVATYETGGVRIRFHRTKGLFGVLTLSGEVAPYVTDTNLMMERVPLPEVLPWQTHREDPAARNTARALKEYLVWAHRRLQAHPVNAERAAQGRHPVNGLVTQRAGRLKNVPSFAERNGLRGLSLSSGIVYWGISRFLGLDLVQAKDSAAPGADLAARLELAREKLPDYDFVHVHTKAADEAAHRKNPAAKKAVIEAFDEGIGRVLPDLLADPDLLLIVTADHSTPSGGPLIHSGEPVPLLLHGRGVRRDAVARYDEVAAAAGAIGFVRGREFMYLVLNHLERAKLAGIMDTPIDQPYWPGDFQPFRLEEPGQ, from the coding sequence GTGCCGGACAAGTGCATTCTCATCCTGCTCGATGGCCTGGGCGACCGCGCCTACGAAGAACTCGGGGGGCTGACCCCCCTGCAGGCGGCCGCCACCCCGAACCTCGACCGCCTCGCGGCCGCGGGGGGCAATGGCCTCTACCATGCCGCCGCCCTCGGCCAGGCCCTGCCGAGCGAGAACGCCCACTTCGCCATGTTCGGCTTCAGCCCGGAAGAGTTCCCCGGCCGAGGAGCTCTCGAGGCCCTCGGCGGCGGGGTCGACCTGCAGCCAGGCGAAGTCGCCCTCCTCGTCCACCTGGTCGGGGTGCACGAGGAGAGTGGAACCCTGATCCTTGACCGGGACCTGCCGGAGGCGTCAGCCGGGGAGGCCGAGGCCCTCATCGCGGCCGTCGCCACGTACGAGACCGGCGGCGTCCGAATCCGCTTCCACCGGACCAAAGGGCTCTTCGGGGTCCTGACCCTGAGCGGCGAGGTGGCCCCCTACGTCACCGACACCAACCTGATGATGGAGAGGGTGCCCCTGCCCGAAGTCCTGCCTTGGCAGACGCACCGGGAAGACCCCGCCGCGCGGAACACCGCCCGGGCCCTGAAGGAGTATCTGGTCTGGGCCCATCGCCGCCTGCAGGCGCACCCGGTCAATGCCGAGCGCGCCGCGCAGGGGCGGCACCCGGTCAACGGCCTCGTCACCCAGCGCGCCGGCCGCCTGAAGAACGTCCCCTCCTTCGCCGAGCGCAACGGGCTGCGCGGCCTGTCGCTCTCCTCCGGCATCGTCTACTGGGGCATCTCCCGCTTTCTCGGCCTCGACCTGGTCCAGGCGAAAGACAGCGCCGCCCCCGGCGCGGACCTGGCCGCGCGCCTGGAGCTGGCCCGGGAAAAGCTGCCCGACTACGACTTCGTCCACGTCCACACCAAGGCGGCGGACGAGGCCGCCCACCGCAAGAATCCCGCGGCAAAGAAGGCGGTCATCGAGGCCTTCGACGAGGGCATCGGCAGGGTCCTTCCCGACCTGCTGGCCGACCCCGACCTGCTGCTGATCGTCACCGCCGACCACTCCACCCCCAGCGGCGGACCCCTGATCCACTCGGGCGAACCGGTCCCTCTGCTGCTGCACGGCCGCGGGGTGCGCCGCGACGCCGTCGCGCGCTACGACGAGGTGGCTGCCGCCGCCGGGGCCATCGGTTTCGTCCGCGGCCGCGAGTTCATGTACCTCGTTCTCAACCACCTGGAACGGGCCAAGCTGGCGGGCATCATGGACACCCCGATCGACCAGCCCTACTGGCCCGGCGACTTCCAGCCCTTCCGCCTCGAGGAGCCCGGCCAATGA
- the pilO gene encoding type 4a pilus biogenesis protein PilO: MMALLEKVPQRTVYGVLAAIVVLLLLASWLYLFKKPLAEYARVHKVRTLLEAKVESGAELEGELAALAAEVQGLNVRLLGERPPLTVSELVAHTVARLDQIAARHGIRLVSLKPGKNRRVPMLEELPFHIKVEGEYFGLYECLYEVERELGPMVIKNFSVKPLSGKDSLSMELKMVSYRPAVEEG, translated from the coding sequence ATGATGGCGCTTCTGGAAAAGGTGCCTCAGCGCACGGTCTACGGAGTTCTGGCCGCGATCGTGGTCCTGCTGCTTCTGGCCTCCTGGCTGTACCTCTTCAAGAAGCCGCTGGCCGAGTATGCCCGGGTGCACAAGGTGCGTACCCTGCTCGAGGCCAAGGTCGAGTCGGGCGCGGAGCTGGAAGGGGAGCTGGCGGCCCTGGCGGCCGAGGTGCAGGGCCTCAACGTGCGCCTGCTGGGGGAGAGGCCGCCGCTGACGGTGAGCGAACTGGTCGCCCACACCGTGGCCAGGCTGGACCAGATCGCCGCCCGCCACGGCATCCGTCTGGTGAGCCTCAAGCCGGGCAAGAACCGAAGGGTGCCGATGTTAGAGGAACTCCCCTTCCACATCAAGGTCGAGGGGGAATATTTCGGTCTCTACGAGTGCCTTTACGAGGTGGAGCGGGAGCTCGGCCCGATGGTGATCAAGAATTTCAGCGTCAAGCCCCTGTCCGGAAAGGACTCTCTGAGTATGGAACTGAAGATGGTCTCTTACCGGCCGGCCGTGGAGGAGGGTTGA
- a CDS encoding 6-phosphofructokinase, translated as MSKTIAILTGGGDCPGLNAVLRGVVRAAVLQRGWRVVGIEDGFDGLVEGPRTVELDSAAVRGILHRGGTILGTSNRGNPFAFPVREGGETRLVDVSARVVENFRSIGAEALIAVGGDGTLKIARRLNELGVPVVGVPKTIDNDLRKTDVTFGFSTAVDIVTEALDRLHTTAESHDRALVVEVMGRDAGWIALEAGIAGGADVILIPEIPFDLKKVCDAISRRCRRGRHFSIVVVSEGAFPAGGSKVLQLNAKQNFGVERLGGVGHFVAGEISQCLDMESRTVVLGHVQRGGTPSALDRILASRFGVEAVAMIERGDFGRAVALRGRSLVTVEIEEAVAGLKRIDPAGELIKTATELGISFGN; from the coding sequence ATGAGCAAGACAATCGCCATACTGACCGGAGGGGGCGACTGCCCGGGGCTTAACGCGGTTCTCCGCGGCGTGGTGCGGGCCGCCGTTTTGCAACGGGGCTGGCGGGTTGTGGGGATCGAGGACGGCTTCGACGGCCTGGTCGAGGGGCCGCGGACCGTGGAGCTCGACTCGGCTGCGGTCCGGGGCATACTGCATCGGGGGGGGACGATCCTCGGAACCAGCAATCGGGGCAACCCCTTCGCCTTCCCGGTTCGCGAGGGGGGCGAGACCAGGTTGGTCGACGTCTCGGCGCGGGTGGTGGAGAACTTCCGCAGCATCGGGGCCGAGGCCCTCATCGCCGTCGGCGGGGACGGCACTCTGAAGATCGCCCGCCGGCTCAATGAGCTGGGGGTCCCCGTCGTCGGAGTGCCTAAAACCATCGACAACGATCTCAGGAAGACCGACGTTACCTTCGGTTTCAGCACCGCCGTCGATATCGTCACCGAGGCTCTCGACCGCCTGCACACCACCGCCGAGAGCCACGACCGGGCCCTGGTGGTCGAGGTCATGGGGCGCGACGCCGGCTGGATCGCCCTGGAGGCGGGGATCGCCGGAGGGGCCGACGTGATCCTGATCCCGGAGATCCCCTTCGACCTGAAGAAGGTCTGCGACGCCATCTCCCGGCGCTGCCGGCGGGGACGCCATTTCTCCATCGTCGTCGTTTCCGAGGGGGCCTTCCCGGCGGGGGGCTCCAAGGTCCTGCAGCTGAACGCCAAGCAGAATTTCGGCGTGGAGCGGCTCGGCGGGGTCGGACACTTCGTGGCCGGGGAGATCAGCCAGTGCCTCGATATGGAAAGCCGCACCGTGGTCCTCGGCCATGTCCAGCGCGGCGGCACCCCTTCGGCCTTGGATCGGATTCTCGCTTCGCGCTTCGGTGTCGAGGCGGTGGCGATGATCGAGCGGGGCGACTTCGGCCGGGCGGTCGCCCTGCGGGGGCGCTCCCTGGTGACCGTGGAGATCGAGGAAGCGGTGGCCGGCCTCAAGCGGATCGACCCCGCGGGCGAGTTGATCAAAACCGCCACCGAACTGGGGATCAGTTTCGGAAACTAG
- a CDS encoding nicotinate-nucleotide adenylyltransferase: protein MSPPYPTGVIHGRFQVLHNDHLRYLLAGKAICDHLVVGITNPDPTHTRKEEADPKRSSALANPLTYFERLLLVRRTLEEAGVGPAEFSVVPLPINLPELYRYYTPADAVFFLSIYDDWGRKKLEYFRSLGLETHVLWEVRPEEKGISAAEVRSRMAAGEPWEHLVPPGVAALVKAWDLPTRLRNLQGQG from the coding sequence ATGAGCCCGCCCTACCCCACCGGGGTCATCCACGGCCGCTTCCAGGTGCTGCACAACGACCACCTGCGCTACCTGCTGGCCGGCAAGGCCATCTGCGACCACCTGGTGGTCGGCATCACCAACCCCGACCCGACCCACACCCGGAAGGAGGAGGCCGACCCCAAGCGCAGCAGCGCCCTGGCCAACCCCCTGACCTACTTCGAGCGCCTGCTCCTGGTGCGCCGGACCCTGGAAGAAGCCGGGGTCGGCCCCGCCGAGTTCTCGGTGGTGCCCCTGCCCATCAACCTGCCCGAGCTCTACCGCTACTACACCCCCGCCGACGCGGTCTTCTTCCTCTCTATCTACGACGACTGGGGGCGCAAGAAACTGGAGTACTTCCGCTCCCTCGGCCTGGAGACTCACGTCCTGTGGGAGGTGCGGCCCGAGGAAAAGGGGATCAGCGCCGCCGAGGTGCGATCGCGCATGGCCGCCGGCGAGCCCTGGGAGCACCTGGTCCCCCCGGGGGTCGCCGCCCTCGTCAAGGCGTGGGACCTCCCGACCCGCCTGAGAAACCTCCAGGGACAGGGTTGA
- a CDS encoding substrate-binding domain-containing protein → MHKVKRGVLLPLSVFLAFFLSLPAWGQEALVVAGSGDSQELLRKIAEAFEEAHPGVRVEVPESVGSSGGIRALDRGECDLARVARPLDEKEQAPGIHSRVFAYSPVVVAANLPARCVDNLTPEQVVAVYSGKVTTWAGLGPCPDHKIYVANREAGDSSRSVLEASLPGFGDIDDPVGKTLFSAPEAVEVLRRYPFTIGYLSSAMVPGPSLTVFSIDGRSPTPEQVGNGTYPLVSPFGLVWKGELSGLKRVFVEFLYGPAARTIILSHGAIPAASLPGSR, encoded by the coding sequence ATGCACAAAGTCAAAAGGGGGGTGTTGCTGCCCCTGTCGGTATTTCTGGCATTTTTCCTGTCGCTGCCGGCATGGGGCCAGGAGGCCCTCGTCGTCGCCGGTTCCGGCGATTCTCAGGAACTGCTCCGCAAAATCGCCGAGGCCTTCGAGGAGGCCCACCCCGGCGTCCGGGTCGAGGTCCCGGAAAGCGTCGGCTCCAGCGGGGGGATAAGGGCCCTGGATCGCGGCGAATGCGACCTGGCCCGGGTGGCCCGGCCCCTGGACGAAAAGGAACAGGCCCCCGGGATCCACAGCAGGGTCTTTGCCTATTCCCCGGTGGTGGTCGCCGCCAACCTTCCTGCCCGCTGCGTCGACAACCTGACCCCGGAGCAGGTCGTGGCGGTCTATTCGGGCAAGGTCACCACCTGGGCCGGACTCGGCCCCTGCCCCGACCACAAGATCTACGTGGCCAACCGTGAGGCGGGGGACTCCTCCCGCTCGGTTCTGGAGGCGTCGCTTCCGGGATTCGGCGATATCGACGACCCGGTCGGCAAGACCCTTTTTTCCGCCCCCGAGGCGGTGGAGGTGCTCCGCCGCTATCCCTTCACCATCGGTTACCTTTCGAGTGCCATGGTTCCCGGCCCCAGTCTGACGGTCTTTTCCATCGACGGGCGCAGCCCGACCCCGGAGCAGGTGGGCAACGGCACCTATCCCCTGGTCAGCCCCTTCGGCCTGGTCTGGAAGGGGGAGCTGTCCGGCCTGAAAAGAGTCTTTGTCGAGTTCCTGTACGGACCGGCGGCCCGGACCATCATCCTCTCCCACGGCGCCATTCCCGCCGCATCTCTTCCAGGGTCACGGTAG
- a CDS encoding porin, which translates to MRRKLFFWSLALLALPLLAAAPAQAGAKIEIGDDAVIDLGFRLQAQYFSTEKDLDGGGDFEDFDDFIVRRARLRLGADVTDRVSIFLQSEFADDDGGVGGDVRLIDAYVTLKAHKLTNIIVGENMAASLRQNLTSSGALMAVDRPAIVNKNLSWGTRAKYGFTNTNYDDSDAGLRADNLARDVGATLFGSDSITDTLHFKYYLGVYDGVQEGDEDSERYAARVQFNLFDAEPKYYNLSTYLGGKRTLGFGATYDLQNDVAVDLATGKNADYAMWTVDAFADLPLGPGALTLETAWIDLDLDDAARLNFNGDGASFRDARQAQGDGYYIQAGYFISNWQPWVLYEQWSSDGPGDLGSFNALRVGLSYFLKGHNANIKVGYEGFSADRNLSGTSEDSVDSLVAGLYVTY; encoded by the coding sequence ATGCGCCGAAAACTGTTTTTCTGGAGTCTCGCCCTCCTGGCCCTGCCCCTGCTCGCCGCAGCCCCGGCGCAGGCGGGGGCCAAAATCGAAATAGGCGACGACGCCGTGATCGACCTCGGCTTCCGCCTTCAGGCCCAATACTTCAGCACCGAGAAGGACCTGGACGGAGGGGGAGACTTCGAGGATTTCGACGACTTTATCGTCCGCCGGGCCCGACTGCGCCTCGGAGCCGACGTCACCGACCGGGTCTCCATCTTCCTGCAGAGCGAATTCGCCGACGACGACGGCGGCGTCGGCGGCGACGTGCGCCTGATCGACGCCTATGTCACCCTCAAGGCCCACAAACTGACCAACATCATCGTCGGCGAGAACATGGCCGCCTCCCTGCGCCAGAACCTGACGAGTTCAGGCGCCCTGATGGCGGTCGACCGTCCGGCGATCGTCAACAAGAACCTCTCCTGGGGCACCCGCGCCAAGTACGGCTTTACCAACACCAACTACGATGACAGCGACGCCGGCCTGCGTGCCGACAACCTGGCCCGCGATGTCGGCGCCACCCTGTTTGGAAGTGATTCTATCACCGACACCCTGCACTTCAAGTACTACCTCGGGGTCTACGACGGAGTCCAGGAAGGGGACGAGGACAGCGAGCGCTACGCCGCCCGGGTCCAGTTCAACCTCTTCGACGCCGAGCCCAAGTACTACAACCTCTCCACCTACCTGGGGGGGAAAAGGACCCTCGGCTTCGGCGCCACCTACGATCTCCAGAACGACGTGGCCGTCGACCTGGCCACGGGGAAGAACGCGGACTACGCCATGTGGACGGTGGACGCCTTCGCCGACCTCCCCCTCGGCCCCGGCGCCCTGACCCTGGAGACTGCCTGGATCGACCTCGACCTGGACGACGCCGCCCGGCTCAACTTCAACGGCGACGGCGCCAGCTTCCGCGACGCCAGGCAGGCCCAGGGCGACGGCTACTATATCCAGGCCGGCTACTTCATCAGCAACTGGCAGCCCTGGGTGTTGTACGAGCAATGGAGCAGCGACGGTCCCGGCGACCTGGGGAGCTTCAACGCCCTGCGGGTCGGCCTCTCCTACTTCCTCAAGGGACACAACGCGAACATCAAGGTCGGCTACGAGGGCTTCAGCGCCGACCGGAACCTCAGCGGGACAAGCGAGGACAGCGTCGACTCCCTCGTGGCCGGACTCTACGTAACCTACTGA
- a CDS encoding HAMP domain-containing protein, whose product MLRSLKSKILLAEIVPILLVVFVLGVLADRFIERALLDAKEDQMHAAVAGLVQDVEHYLRSLSEMVEGIDLTDYHRTARAEPLARQFARLQNNLQVLCLLDADGREEIRVAGGQSSRELRDHGESPVLPEAMQHPNEVVFSSIRVHSGLEAPHFHLALARYGYFGDEFHGVLWADVTVASMVERFLAEVPVDKGIISLVDAQGRLLYHSETGYAGEPAAAGGPEGRRLLEEARGLRAGFGRGVLQGIDGFVAHAPVEKLGFSVLLTVPSSDFLAASRDLQTLVLLLCLVALAGGTVLALLLGRNFTRDLLRIGRHVELVAEGDLGQRLRIGSGDELQRLAVSINAMTENLQHSLSRER is encoded by the coding sequence ATGCTTCGCAGCCTCAAATCGAAAATCCTTCTTGCCGAAATTGTCCCGATCCTGCTGGTGGTGTTTGTCCTCGGCGTGCTCGCCGATCGGTTCATTGAGCGGGCCCTCCTCGATGCCAAGGAGGACCAGATGCACGCGGCCGTGGCCGGCCTGGTCCAGGATGTGGAGCACTATCTCCGGAGCCTGAGCGAGATGGTGGAAGGCATCGACCTGACCGACTATCACCGCACCGCCCGGGCGGAGCCCCTGGCCCGGCAGTTCGCCCGGCTGCAGAATAATCTGCAGGTGCTGTGCCTTCTCGACGCCGACGGGCGGGAGGAGATTCGGGTGGCCGGAGGGCAAAGTTCCCGGGAACTGAGAGATCACGGCGAGTCGCCGGTCCTCCCCGAGGCGATGCAACATCCCAACGAGGTGGTGTTTTCCTCTATCCGCGTTCACTCCGGCCTCGAGGCGCCCCATTTCCACCTCGCCCTGGCCCGCTACGGCTACTTCGGCGACGAGTTTCACGGCGTTCTCTGGGCCGATGTGACCGTGGCCAGTATGGTGGAGCGGTTTCTTGCCGAAGTGCCGGTGGACAAGGGGATTATCAGCCTGGTCGATGCCCAGGGGCGGCTTCTCTACCACTCCGAAACCGGTTACGCTGGGGAGCCGGCCGCGGCCGGGGGGCCCGAGGGAAGGCGCCTCCTGGAGGAGGCCCGGGGGCTCCGGGCCGGTTTCGGCCGCGGGGTTCTGCAGGGTATCGACGGGTTCGTGGCCCATGCCCCGGTGGAGAAGCTCGGTTTCTCGGTCCTGCTCACCGTGCCGAGCTCCGATTTCCTGGCGGCCTCCAGGGACCTGCAGACCCTCGTTCTCCTGCTTTGCCTCGTCGCCCTGGCCGGCGGGACCGTTCTGGCCCTGCTCCTGGGGCGCAACTTTACCCGCGACCTGCTGCGCATCGGGCGTCACGTCGAGCTGGTGGCCGAGGGGGACCTGGGCCAGAGGCTCCGTATCGGTTCGGGGGACGAGCTTCAGAGACTGGCCGTCTCCATCAATGCCATGACCGAGAATCTGCAGCACTCTTTGTCGCGGGAACGGTAG
- a CDS encoding secretin N-terminal domain-containing protein, which yields MSWYRPPGSLPVLALLLAFGVCFATPAAGKIPGDGDGDGVLLKEIRAGRHALFNSVVFEFDAPFEFLPPSVEDDEVRCRLVGVSTGLQHYRKYRAVDSWVRMEEDGGDIAVSLGLPADAPEMRFLVMEGPPRLVVNLYRPKELAAAVAPEPEPPPVAAAADAKPAAVDAEPVLLARNDPPPAVVPTVVVPPAPRDSRVTVSFRDVSMAEAFEMLSRKERVNVVLGKGVTGQVNCNLYDVPLKEAIIAIADSAGYGVLERHGGFIVLPRGDSGQGGGELVDTVIRTYKLQYAKPAKVEEILSKHLSGYGKVTFLKERNLLIVEDLRPAVERLEMLLRQIDRAPRQIRIEAKILEVTLDDSETFGLDWAKLFSGDGGDGTVGLQGFASPDATGFIAKLVDADNVSFVLNALSDRGRVHTLSTPKLLALEDEEASVIIGDRQGYKVTTTINQVTTESIEFLESGVILKVTPSIDDQGRILMAIHPEVSTGTIQDGLPSQTTTEVETELFAQNGRPIFIGGLIKSSSSFSRAGVPFLGSIPGIGRLFSSTEEIVINTETIILITPYILTDGGDLRQDEEEGRVNEAEVHLHVETPPREWDVR from the coding sequence ATGTCATGGTATCGACCGCCGGGGAGCCTACCGGTTCTGGCGCTCCTGCTGGCTTTCGGGGTCTGCTTCGCCACCCCGGCGGCCGGGAAGATCCCCGGGGACGGGGACGGGGACGGAGTCCTCCTGAAGGAGATACGGGCGGGGCGGCACGCCCTGTTCAACTCGGTGGTGTTCGAGTTCGACGCCCCCTTCGAGTTTTTGCCCCCGAGCGTCGAGGACGACGAGGTGCGCTGCCGGCTGGTGGGCGTCTCCACCGGCCTCCAGCACTACCGAAAGTACCGGGCCGTCGACTCCTGGGTCCGGATGGAGGAGGACGGGGGCGACATCGCGGTGAGCCTCGGTCTTCCGGCCGATGCGCCGGAGATGCGTTTCCTGGTCATGGAGGGGCCCCCGCGCCTGGTGGTCAACCTCTACCGGCCGAAGGAACTCGCTGCTGCGGTCGCTCCGGAACCCGAACCCCCGCCCGTCGCAGCGGCGGCCGATGCGAAGCCGGCGGCGGTCGATGCGGAGCCGGTCCTCCTCGCCCGCAACGATCCCCCACCGGCTGTCGTCCCCACGGTGGTCGTTCCCCCGGCGCCCCGGGACAGCCGCGTTACCGTCTCTTTCCGGGACGTGTCGATGGCCGAGGCCTTCGAGATGCTCTCCCGCAAGGAGCGGGTCAACGTCGTGCTGGGCAAGGGAGTGACCGGGCAGGTCAACTGCAACCTCTACGACGTGCCCCTCAAGGAGGCGATCATCGCCATCGCCGACAGCGCCGGCTACGGGGTCCTCGAGCGCCACGGCGGGTTCATCGTCCTGCCCCGGGGGGATTCCGGCCAGGGCGGCGGGGAGCTGGTCGACACCGTGATCCGCACCTACAAGCTGCAGTACGCCAAGCCCGCCAAGGTCGAGGAGATCCTTTCCAAGCACCTTTCCGGCTACGGCAAGGTCACCTTTCTCAAGGAGCGCAACCTCCTCATCGTCGAGGACCTGAGGCCTGCGGTGGAGCGCCTGGAGATGCTGCTGCGGCAGATCGACCGCGCCCCCCGCCAGATCCGCATCGAGGCCAAGATCCTCGAGGTCACCCTGGACGACTCGGAGACCTTCGGCCTCGACTGGGCCAAGCTCTTCAGCGGCGACGGCGGCGACGGTACCGTCGGTCTCCAGGGCTTCGCCAGCCCGGACGCCACCGGCTTCATCGCCAAGCTGGTCGATGCCGACAACGTCTCCTTCGTTCTCAACGCCCTCAGCGACCGGGGCCGGGTGCACACCCTCTCCACCCCCAAGCTGCTCGCCCTCGAGGACGAGGAAGCCTCGGTCATCATCGGGGATCGCCAGGGCTACAAGGTGACCACCACGATCAACCAGGTCACCACCGAGAGCATCGAGTTCCTCGAGTCGGGCGTCATTCTCAAGGTGACTCCCTCCATCGACGACCAGGGCCGCATCCTCATGGCCATCCATCCCGAGGTGAGCACCGGCACCATCCAGGACGGTCTCCCCTCCCAGACCACCACCGAGGTGGAGACCGAACTCTTCGCCCAGAACGGCCGGCCGATCTTCATCGGCGGGCTGATCAAGAGCAGCAGCAGCTTCAGTCGCGCCGGGGTGCCCTTCCTCGGCTCGATCCCCGGCATTGGCCGGCTCTTCTCCAGCACCGAGGAGATCGTGATCAACACCGAGACCATCATCCTGATCACCCCCTATATCCTTACGGACGGCGGCGACCTGCGCCAGGACGAGGAGGAAGGCAGGGTCAACGAGGCGGAGGTGCACCTTCATGTGGAGACGCCGCCCCGGGAGTGGGATGTGCGTTGA
- a CDS encoding PilN domain-containing protein, whose amino-acid sequence MHDIDLIPADYRRRRSLLRVLRIYLVLLAAVVAAVALGRVGLGQVLRTEQARVGELKTGEVQLLEQKRRLEELGASREDLRGRLALLEALRGGPPAQRMFEVVDRALNPSVWFSDWKFVREGEAGQAARGGQAGYFLIVPKGEGAFPEEPWRELTRMEIKGQALSHAALAEFVRRLLGQPEIADVHLLNTKTRQYRVGGVIEYELTVEIDCGKVPS is encoded by the coding sequence ATGCATGACATCGACCTGATCCCCGCCGATTACCGTCGTCGTCGCTCTCTGCTTCGGGTGCTGCGCATCTACCTAGTCCTGCTGGCGGCCGTGGTGGCGGCCGTCGCCCTGGGCCGCGTCGGGCTGGGCCAGGTATTGCGCACAGAACAGGCCCGGGTCGGCGAACTCAAGACCGGGGAGGTTCAGCTCCTTGAGCAAAAGCGGCGCCTCGAGGAGCTGGGCGCCAGTCGCGAGGACCTTCGCGGACGCCTCGCCCTGCTCGAGGCTCTGCGCGGCGGGCCGCCGGCCCAGCGGATGTTCGAGGTCGTCGACCGGGCCCTCAACCCCTCGGTCTGGTTCAGCGACTGGAAGTTCGTGCGCGAGGGGGAGGCCGGGCAGGCCGCCAGGGGCGGGCAGGCCGGCTACTTCCTGATCGTCCCCAAGGGGGAGGGGGCATTCCCCGAAGAGCCTTGGCGGGAACTCACCCGGATGGAGATCAAGGGGCAGGCCCTCAGCCACGCCGCCCTGGCCGAATTCGTGCGACGGCTTCTCGGCCAGCCCGAGATCGCCGATGTTCACCTGCTCAACACCAAGACCCGCCAGTACCGGGTCGGGGGGGTCATCGAGTACGAACTGACCGTGGAGATCGACTGCGGGAAGGTCCCGTCATGA
- a CDS encoding GGDEF and EAL domain-containing protein, whose translation MLQSIVDPLLVGDCFGRISAVNDAAAALVGRRRDDLLQRNLAELFNDDLFSGGGDEPLLAHGAMRDVECRLTGADGEKIPVLLSCSSYKGEDGECAGVVAIVKDITERYLAEKEKERLAYYDSLTGLPNRLLLGDRIEQALARAKREEHCSAILFLDLDQFKVVNDTLGHHAGDQLLRVAAERLKGCIRRSDTLARIGGDEFVVMLSHVKAPEDASVLAEKIFQRLARPFDVQGQEIYTGASIGIALYPQDGADTYQLLKSADMAMYQAKAKGRGGLEFFSAELNEKAQKRLEMENRLRRAVQEGHFVLHFQKRVDVRSGAFMGAEALVRWLDPERGLVPPLDFIPLSEENGLIIPIGEWVLRQACRQGREWQETGLSIGRISVNISSRQIHHGGFDATVAAALEESGLPAECLELELTESILVDPDEEALRTLSRLKEMGVTLSIDDFGTGYSSLAYLKRFPVDVLKIDRSFVKDLPEDGDSAAIVKSMVSLGHNLGLKVVAEGVESAEQKAFLQQQQCHEIQGFFYGRPVPAEELAREMGQGGS comes from the coding sequence ATGCTCCAGTCGATCGTCGATCCCCTCCTCGTCGGGGACTGCTTCGGCCGCATCAGCGCGGTGAACGATGCCGCTGCGGCCCTGGTTGGCCGCCGCAGGGACGACCTGCTGCAGCGCAACCTGGCCGAGTTGTTCAACGACGACCTGTTCAGTGGGGGCGGGGACGAGCCGCTCCTGGCCCACGGGGCCATGCGGGATGTCGAGTGCCGACTGACCGGGGCCGACGGCGAGAAGATTCCGGTGCTCCTCTCCTGCTCCTCGTACAAGGGGGAGGACGGCGAGTGTGCGGGGGTGGTGGCCATTGTCAAAGACATCACCGAGCGCTACCTGGCCGAGAAGGAGAAGGAGCGGCTCGCCTATTACGACAGCCTCACCGGGCTGCCCAACCGTTTGCTGCTCGGCGACCGCATCGAACAAGCTCTGGCCCGGGCCAAGCGGGAGGAACACTGCTCGGCGATTCTGTTCCTCGACCTCGACCAGTTCAAGGTGGTCAACGACACCCTCGGCCATCATGCGGGGGACCAGCTCCTGCGGGTGGCTGCCGAGCGGCTGAAAGGGTGCATCCGTCGCAGCGATACCCTGGCGCGCATCGGCGGGGACGAGTTCGTGGTGATGCTCTCCCACGTCAAGGCGCCTGAGGACGCCTCGGTGCTGGCAGAGAAGATTTTCCAGAGGTTGGCCCGACCTTTCGATGTCCAGGGGCAGGAGATCTACACCGGGGCCAGCATCGGCATCGCCCTTTACCCCCAGGACGGCGCAGACACCTATCAGCTGTTGAAGAGCGCGGATATGGCCATGTACCAGGCCAAGGCCAAGGGGCGAGGCGGGTTAGAATTCTTCTCCGCCGAGCTGAACGAAAAGGCCCAGAAACGCCTGGAGATGGAGAATCGCCTGCGCAGGGCCGTTCAGGAAGGGCACTTCGTGCTCCATTTTCAGAAGCGGGTCGATGTGCGGAGCGGCGCTTTTATGGGCGCAGAGGCCCTGGTCCGGTGGCTCGACCCCGAGCGGGGCCTGGTGCCGCCCCTCGACTTCATTCCCCTGTCCGAGGAGAACGGTCTCATCATCCCCATCGGGGAGTGGGTTCTGCGCCAGGCCTGCCGCCAGGGCAGGGAGTGGCAGGAGACGGGCTTGTCCATCGGCCGGATATCGGTGAACATCTCGAGCCGGCAGATTCATCACGGGGGCTTCGACGCGACGGTGGCCGCAGCCCTGGAGGAGAGCGGCCTGCCGGCCGAGTGCCTGGAGCTGGAGCTCACCGAGAGCATCCTGGTCGATCCTGACGAGGAGGCTCTGCGGACTCTGAGTCGGCTCAAGGAGATGGGGGTGACCCTCTCCATCGACGATTTCGGCACAGGCTACTCCTCCCTGGCTTACCTGAAGCGCTTTCCCGTGGACGTGCTCAAGATCGACCGCTCCTTCGTCAAGGACCTGCCCGAGGACGGCGACAGCGCGGCAATCGTCAAGTCGATGGTGAGCCTCGGCCACAACCTCGGCCTGAAGGTCGTCGCCGAAGGGGTGGAGTCGGCGGAGCAGAAGGCCTTCCTGCAGCAGCAGCAGTGCCACGAAATCCAGGGTTTTTTCTACGGCCGCCCGGTGCCGGCCGAAGAGCTGGCGCGGGAGATGGGGCAGGGGGGCTCATAA